In a genomic window of Allomeiothermus silvanus DSM 9946:
- the topA gene encoding type I DNA topoisomerase: protein MANKGTLVIVESPAKAKSIAKMLGTGYEVKASKGHVADLPERDLGVDVERDFAPEYEVKKDKKPVVDELKRAAKGKDVLIATDPDREGEAIGWHVARLLELDPSRPMRVEFHEITPRVVREAIRKPRPIDQSLVDAQQARRVLDRLVGYNLSPLLAQEFRRRALSAGRVQSVALRLLVEREAEIEAFVPQEYWTVAGLFESTQARFKAMLYSVEGERVQTAEKFLLTGEVQTREVVERIRQVPQWRISKIDRRERRRSPAAPFTTSTLQQAASGRLGWTAGRTMRVAQRLYEGIDLPEGTVGLITYMRTDSVRVSQEALAEVRKVIPQMFGQPYLPDKPNFYSAKKTASTQDAHEAIRPTSPSRTPDSVRSYLSEEEYRLYDLIWRRFVASQMTPAVFDQTTVTVEGGDFVFRATGSILKFDGFLKVWGRESEEEADNLLPRLDEGSPARLLALEPEQHFTEPPPRYTDASLVKTLEELGIGRPSTYAPTIDTLEKRLYLERNGKTLKPTPLGKDVVRWLVEKFPRVVAYDFTATMEDHLDQIEEGKVPWPKVVREFYEPFMEEVSRLPRRTCPVCGRPMEVKVSRFGQFLGCTGYPECRHTERLEAKRAAEPIGEPCPKCHQGELVRRHGRYGSFISCSRYPECDYSRDEAPSTGIECPKCHAGEIVQKISKRGKPYYRCNNCDFLSFDRVLESRCSICGWNEIQKGRDKTACSNPDCERYGGPDLKALSERRGNGKATPPRFAAKEASRSARRNHATNAKRKTLSAKGSNADGKKKKATQTSNKPAAWKDLEPFLARLNLPAQEAEIVRRTQGQQKAVPEAAKALNLPENEALTLFRKGMFKLRMAYGRSKKEAVTA from the coding sequence ATGGCAAACAAAGGAACTTTAGTCATCGTCGAATCCCCGGCCAAGGCCAAGAGCATCGCCAAGATGCTCGGGACCGGTTACGAGGTCAAAGCCAGCAAAGGCCATGTGGCCGACCTCCCTGAGCGCGATTTGGGAGTGGATGTCGAGCGGGATTTCGCTCCCGAATACGAGGTCAAGAAGGACAAAAAACCGGTGGTGGACGAACTCAAACGGGCCGCCAAGGGCAAGGATGTGCTGATCGCCACCGACCCTGACCGCGAGGGTGAAGCCATCGGCTGGCATGTGGCGCGGCTACTGGAGTTGGACCCCTCGAGGCCCATGCGCGTCGAGTTCCATGAGATTACTCCTAGAGTGGTACGCGAGGCTATCCGTAAACCCCGCCCTATCGACCAAAGCCTGGTGGATGCCCAGCAGGCCCGGCGCGTCCTCGACCGGCTGGTAGGGTATAACCTTTCTCCCTTACTGGCCCAAGAGTTTCGCCGCCGGGCGCTCTCCGCCGGGCGGGTGCAGTCGGTAGCCCTCCGCTTATTGGTTGAACGCGAAGCCGAGATCGAAGCTTTTGTTCCGCAGGAGTACTGGACGGTTGCGGGGCTATTTGAGAGCACTCAGGCCCGTTTTAAGGCCATGCTCTACAGCGTCGAAGGCGAGCGGGTGCAGACCGCCGAGAAGTTTCTCCTTACCGGTGAAGTCCAAACCCGCGAGGTAGTGGAGCGCATCCGGCAGGTTCCTCAGTGGCGGATCAGCAAGATCGACCGACGCGAACGAAGGCGCTCTCCAGCAGCTCCCTTCACCACCTCGACCTTGCAGCAAGCGGCCAGCGGACGCCTGGGCTGGACCGCAGGGCGCACCATGCGCGTCGCCCAAAGGCTTTACGAAGGTATTGACCTGCCCGAGGGCACGGTGGGCCTCATCACCTATATGCGCACCGACTCGGTACGGGTCTCGCAGGAAGCCCTCGCAGAAGTGCGCAAGGTGATACCCCAGATGTTCGGGCAGCCCTATCTGCCCGATAAGCCCAACTTCTACAGCGCCAAGAAAACTGCGAGCACACAGGACGCCCACGAGGCCATCCGCCCAACCTCGCCCAGCCGCACCCCCGATTCGGTACGCTCGTATCTCAGCGAAGAGGAATACCGACTCTACGACCTGATCTGGCGGCGCTTTGTAGCTAGCCAGATGACCCCGGCGGTATTCGACCAAACCACGGTGACGGTGGAGGGCGGGGATTTCGTGTTTCGTGCCACGGGCTCGATCCTCAAGTTTGACGGCTTCTTGAAGGTCTGGGGCCGCGAATCCGAGGAGGAGGCCGACAACCTACTGCCCCGCCTCGACGAAGGAAGCCCCGCTAGGCTCCTGGCCCTCGAGCCTGAACAGCACTTCACCGAGCCACCCCCCCGCTACACTGACGCCTCGCTGGTGAAGACCCTGGAGGAGCTGGGCATCGGGCGGCCTTCCACCTACGCCCCTACCATAGATACCCTGGAGAAGCGGCTGTACCTCGAGCGCAACGGAAAAACCCTCAAACCTACCCCGCTCGGCAAGGACGTGGTGCGCTGGTTGGTGGAGAAGTTCCCCCGGGTAGTGGCCTACGACTTCACCGCCACCATGGAAGATCACCTTGACCAGATCGAAGAGGGCAAGGTGCCCTGGCCTAAGGTGGTGCGCGAGTTCTATGAACCCTTCATGGAGGAGGTGAGCCGCCTGCCGCGCCGGACGTGCCCGGTTTGTGGCCGGCCGATGGAGGTGAAGGTGAGCCGCTTTGGGCAGTTCTTGGGCTGCACCGGTTATCCCGAGTGCCGCCACACCGAGCGGCTCGAGGCCAAGCGGGCCGCCGAGCCCATCGGTGAACCGTGCCCCAAGTGCCACCAGGGTGAGCTGGTGCGCCGCCACGGGCGCTACGGCAGCTTCATCAGCTGCAGCCGTTACCCCGAGTGCGACTACTCCCGCGACGAGGCCCCATCCACGGGCATAGAATGCCCCAAGTGCCACGCCGGGGAGATCGTGCAGAAGATCTCCAAGCGCGGCAAGCCCTACTACCGTTGCAATAACTGTGATTTCCTCTCCTTCGACAGGGTGCTCGAGTCCAGGTGCTCTATCTGCGGGTGGAACGAGATCCAAAAAGGACGCGACAAAACCGCCTGCTCCAACCCCGACTGCGAACGCTACGGCGGGCCAGACCTCAAGGCGCTTTCCGAGCGGCGGGGGAATGGGAAGGCCACCCCACCCCGCTTCGCGGCGAAAGAAGCATCTCGCTCGGCTCGGCGAAACCACGCCACGAACGCTAAACGCAAAACGCTAAGCGCGAAAGGGTCGAACGCTGACGGCAAAAAGAAAAAAGCTACCCAGACGAGCAACAAGCCTGCGGCCTGGAAGGACCTCGAGCCCTTCCTAGCGCGGCTAAACCTACCCGCCCAAGAAGCCGAGATAGTACGGCGTACCCAAGGGCAGCAGAAGGCAGTTCCCGAAGCCGCTAAAGCCCTGAACCTACCTGAAAACGAAGCCCTCACCCTCTTCCGCAAGGGCATGTTCAAGCTGCGCATGGCCTACGGGCGCAGCAAGAAGGAAGCCGTTACCGCCTGA
- a CDS encoding Gfo/Idh/MocA family protein yields the protein MRVGIVGSGVMGEVHAAGWRSTEAELVGCFSANPEQAQHLAEEYGMKVYADYPSLLEDVDIIDICVPTYLHKAMVLEAAAAKKHVICEKPIALSLQDGQQMIAACEEAGVRFFVAMVVRFFPQYRLSRELVAKGQIGQLGVLRLKRVSYVPQKPGDNWYADEARSGGMVVDLMIHDFDYARWLGGEVERVFARANRATDGPGQYAQVILRHKSGPMALIEGGWAYPPGVFRTALDLSGTDGLIEWSSDEHAPVRSFTLTREGSAAAVGLPTSGLSDDPYALELQHAYRAIVSGEPFEVTPQDALEALRIALAAKESIRSGKPVHL from the coding sequence ATGCGGGTAGGCATTGTAGGAAGCGGGGTAATGGGCGAGGTTCACGCGGCCGGGTGGCGAAGCACTGAGGCCGAGTTGGTGGGGTGTTTTTCGGCAAACCCGGAGCAGGCTCAGCACCTTGCTGAAGAGTACGGGATGAAGGTCTACGCAGACTATCCCTCGTTGCTCGAGGACGTGGACATCATCGACATCTGCGTACCGACATACTTGCACAAAGCCATGGTGCTGGAGGCCGCCGCGGCTAAAAAACACGTGATCTGCGAAAAACCCATCGCCCTCTCGCTGCAAGACGGACAGCAGATGATCGCTGCCTGCGAAGAGGCCGGGGTGCGTTTTTTCGTGGCGATGGTGGTACGGTTTTTCCCTCAGTACCGGCTCTCCCGCGAACTGGTAGCCAAGGGGCAGATTGGCCAGCTGGGGGTGTTGCGGCTCAAGCGCGTTTCCTATGTGCCGCAAAAGCCGGGGGATAATTGGTACGCCGACGAGGCCCGTTCGGGCGGGATGGTGGTGGACCTGATGATCCACGACTTCGACTATGCCCGCTGGTTGGGGGGTGAGGTGGAGCGGGTGTTCGCTCGCGCCAACCGGGCCACCGATGGCCCCGGGCAGTACGCTCAGGTAATCTTACGGCACAAAAGCGGTCCGATGGCCCTTATAGAGGGAGGTTGGGCGTACCCACCTGGCGTGTTCCGCACTGCCCTTGACCTCTCCGGCACCGACGGCCTCATCGAGTGGAGTTCCGACGAGCACGCCCCGGTGCGAAGCTTCACGCTTACCCGCGAGGGCAGCGCCGCCGCGGTGGGTCTGCCGACCTCGGGGCTTTCGGACGACCCTTATGCTCTCGAGCTGCAACATGCTTACCGTGCCATCGTGAGCGGCGAACCCTTTGAGGTGACCCCTCAGGACGCCCTCGAGGCCCTTCGTATCGCCCTGGCCGCCAAGGAATCTATCCGCAGCGGCAAGCCTGTGCATTTGTGA
- a CDS encoding MerR family transcriptional regulator — MQQGLYTIGEVSKLSGLPVQTIRYYSDIGVLPSSGVTEAGYRLYSEADCARLELVRTLRGVGFDLKTITGLLNGELGPVDAVRLQIEALEVQVRALKRQQTLLNAVLQTDETTLLTRLNRMQTLAKLDKLEREHFLAQHVRRGLGGGQGDPTVWRAAVLDLPEEMSEAQLEAWLELAEIASDPSFQQGLQNQTQAFSQLERLDWAKWKKVNDRRQKPLSKRCRQAFLREGNKRRKSSESG, encoded by the coding sequence ATGCAACAGGGTCTGTATACGATTGGCGAGGTCTCCAAGCTGAGCGGGCTGCCGGTGCAGACCATTCGCTACTACTCGGACATCGGGGTGCTGCCCTCCTCGGGGGTCACGGAGGCCGGTTACCGGCTCTACTCGGAGGCCGACTGCGCCCGGCTCGAGTTGGTGCGCACCCTGCGCGGGGTAGGCTTCGACCTCAAGACCATCACCGGTCTCCTCAACGGCGAACTCGGGCCGGTGGACGCGGTGAGGCTCCAGATCGAAGCCCTGGAGGTTCAGGTGCGGGCATTGAAGCGGCAACAAACGCTCTTGAACGCCGTCCTGCAAACCGATGAAACCACCTTGCTAACCCGCCTGAACCGGATGCAGACCCTGGCCAAGCTGGATAAGCTCGAGCGCGAACACTTTCTGGCCCAGCACGTCCGGCGCGGCTTGGGTGGCGGGCAGGGGGATCCGACAGTGTGGCGGGCCGCCGTCCTCGATCTTCCGGAGGAGATGAGCGAAGCCCAACTGGAAGCCTGGCTCGAGCTAGCCGAGATCGCCTCCGACCCAAGTTTTCAGCAGGGGCTCCAGAACCAGACCCAAGCCTTTAGCCAGCTCGAGCGGCTGGACTGGGCAAAATGGAAAAAAGTCAACGACAGGCGACAAAAGCCGCTATCGAAGCGGTGCAGACAGGCCTTTCTCCGGGAGGGCAACAAGCGCAGAAAATCATCGGAAAGTGGGTAG
- a CDS encoding LysE family transporter, with protein sequence MEALVLGLTLGLWAGVNPGPLTLLVIRQALSHGARPALMASLAPLLTDSAAIVLAFFLARELPQGLTRALEAAGGVFLLYLGYKGLRGQATLDSAPHTSTQSLRDAVIVNLTNPHMYLFWFTVGLSQLKRPLPEPLWFILGFYPAIVGSKALIALTVARVRQATWTQPLARYSNVLLLALGSYLLFLSARP encoded by the coding sequence ATGGAAGCCTTAGTTCTGGGGTTGACCTTAGGGCTTTGGGCGGGGGTGAACCCTGGCCCGTTGACTTTGCTGGTAATCCGCCAAGCCCTCAGCCACGGAGCCCGACCTGCCCTGATGGCCTCCTTAGCCCCACTGCTGACCGATTCCGCAGCGATTGTGCTGGCATTTTTCCTGGCTCGAGAGCTTCCTCAAGGCCTCACCCGTGCGCTCGAGGCTGCAGGCGGGGTCTTCTTGCTTTACCTGGGCTACAAAGGCTTACGGGGGCAAGCCACGCTCGATAGCGCGCCCCATACCTCCACCCAAAGCCTGCGCGATGCGGTAATCGTGAACCTTACCAACCCCCATATGTACTTGTTCTGGTTTACAGTGGGACTTTCTCAGCTCAAACGCCCGTTACCGGAGCCGCTATGGTTCATCCTGGGTTTCTACCCGGCTATCGTCGGCAGCAAGGCTCTCATCGCCCTCACGGTAGCGAGGGTACGCCAGGCAACCTGGACTCAGCCCCTAGCTCGGTACTCCAACGTCTTGCTGTTAGCTCTCGGCAGTTATTTGCTCTTCCTGAGCGCGCGCCCGTAG
- a CDS encoding carbohydrate ABC transporter permease has translation MFKSRWPQIMGIHAALMAYSILALFPVLLVVLNAFKDKLAIFSAPYALPNAQTFTLEGFRTLAATANFPAYFLNSFLVTAGSLLLIILVSSMAAFAIAEYPFRLNTLIALYLSIGIMVPIRLGTIGILQLAVKLDLVNTLWILILVYTAQGIPLAVFVLTSFMRQLPKDLKDAARIDGASEYRIYWLTLPLVRPAIGSVLAISMIPIWNDLWFPLILAPGESTKTIVLGASVFLGQFVNDYNAVLAALTLAIVPAVVLYLIFSQQLIKGITAGAVK, from the coding sequence GTGTTTAAGTCCCGCTGGCCTCAAATCATGGGCATCCATGCCGCCTTGATGGCGTATTCGATCCTGGCTTTGTTCCCGGTGTTGCTGGTGGTTCTCAACGCCTTCAAGGACAAGCTTGCAATTTTCAGCGCACCCTACGCCTTGCCGAACGCACAGACGTTTACCCTCGAGGGCTTCCGCACCCTCGCGGCCACCGCCAACTTTCCGGCTTACTTCCTCAACAGCTTTTTGGTCACGGCGGGCTCGCTGCTACTTATCATCCTGGTGAGCTCGATGGCCGCTTTTGCCATCGCCGAGTATCCTTTTCGGCTTAACACCCTCATCGCCCTTTATCTCTCCATCGGCATCATGGTGCCGATCCGGCTGGGCACCATCGGGATTCTCCAGCTTGCAGTTAAGCTCGATTTGGTCAATACTTTGTGGATCTTGATCCTGGTCTATACTGCTCAGGGCATCCCGCTCGCGGTCTTCGTGCTGACGTCTTTCATGCGGCAACTGCCCAAGGACCTAAAAGATGCCGCCCGCATAGACGGCGCCAGCGAGTACCGTATCTACTGGCTCACCCTGCCCCTGGTGCGCCCCGCTATCGGCTCGGTGCTGGCGATCTCAATGATCCCCATCTGGAACGATCTTTGGTTCCCTCTCATCCTGGCTCCCGGCGAGTCGACCAAAACTATCGTATTGGGGGCCAGCGTGTTTTTGGGGCAGTTTGTCAACGATTACAACGCGGTGCTGGCCGCGCTGACCTTAGCTATTGTTCCGGCGGTGGTCTTATACCTGATCTTTTCACAGCAACTCATCAAGGGCATCACAGCGGGGGCGGTGAAATGA
- a CDS encoding NYN domain-containing protein, producing the protein MERVAVFIDGSNLYKGLVSSLSSDYRLDFVQFIETLVAGRKLLRAYYYNAPLPVEDPAAKAHQSFLNYLKRVPYVAVRLGRLERRGEGFVEKGVDIQIAIDLLKLAYANAYDVAVLVSGDGDFADVVKVIQDMGKQVENSTFQALSSHRLAQQADRFFPLDELPWERLRARAQEEQITAES; encoded by the coding sequence ATGGAACGGGTAGCGGTATTTATAGATGGAAGCAATCTTTATAAAGGGCTCGTATCCAGCCTAAGCTCTGATTACCGGCTTGACTTTGTGCAGTTCATCGAGACCCTGGTAGCCGGGCGCAAGCTCTTGCGGGCCTATTACTATAATGCCCCCTTGCCCGTCGAAGATCCTGCGGCCAAGGCCCACCAGAGTTTTCTCAATTACTTGAAGCGGGTTCCTTATGTGGCAGTACGGCTGGGAAGGCTCGAGCGCCGGGGCGAGGGTTTTGTGGAAAAAGGGGTGGATATCCAGATCGCCATCGACCTGCTCAAGCTGGCCTACGCCAATGCCTACGACGTAGCGGTGTTGGTATCGGGCGATGGGGACTTCGCCGACGTAGTCAAGGTGATCCAGGATATGGGCAAACAGGTAGAAAACTCTACCTTCCAGGCCCTCTCTTCGCACCGCTTGGCCCAGCAGGCTGACCGTTTCTTCCCGCTCGATGAGCTGCCCTGGGAACGGCTACGGGCGCGCGCTCAGGAAGAGCAAATAACTGCCGAGAGCTAA
- a CDS encoding carbohydrate ABC transporter permease, translating to MKRRPFPWHLVVFLAPAVIIYTLFMTYPLLGSLALSLQNKPAAGPETFVGLHNYHTLFTAPEWSKPFWNAFWNNVKFFVIHMLVQNPVGLLLAALLVTRIRGAWLYRTIIFTPTILSVVIIGFAWKLILNPAWGISQGILDAVGLGNLNQPWLGLESTALSTLSLISVWQNIGIPMMLFLAALIRIPDELIEAARVDGAGAWTIFWRIQFPLILPTVGIVAVLTFVGNFNAFDLIYATQGALAGPNFASDILGTFFFRTFFGYQLQPGDPYMGATVAGVMLLIILSGVLVYLFAWQRRLQDIQF from the coding sequence ATGAAGCGCAGGCCATTCCCCTGGCATCTAGTGGTCTTTTTGGCCCCGGCGGTCATTATATATACGCTGTTCATGACCTACCCGCTGCTGGGTTCGCTGGCCCTGTCCTTGCAGAACAAGCCTGCCGCGGGTCCGGAGACCTTCGTAGGGCTGCACAACTACCACACCCTCTTTACGGCCCCAGAGTGGTCGAAACCTTTCTGGAACGCTTTCTGGAACAATGTCAAGTTTTTTGTCATTCATATGCTGGTGCAAAACCCGGTGGGCTTGCTGCTGGCGGCCTTGCTAGTCACCCGTATTCGGGGGGCTTGGCTCTACCGCACGATTATCTTCACCCCCACCATCCTCTCGGTGGTGATCATCGGTTTCGCCTGGAAGCTGATCCTAAACCCGGCCTGGGGCATCTCGCAGGGGATTCTTGATGCGGTGGGGCTGGGAAACCTCAACCAGCCATGGCTGGGGCTCGAGTCCACTGCCCTGTCTACCTTATCGCTGATCTCGGTGTGGCAGAACATCGGCATCCCTATGATGCTTTTCCTGGCCGCCCTGATCCGCATTCCCGACGAGCTGATAGAAGCCGCCCGGGTAGACGGGGCGGGCGCTTGGACGATCTTCTGGAGAATCCAGTTTCCCCTCATCCTGCCCACAGTGGGCATCGTCGCGGTGCTGACCTTCGTGGGTAACTTCAACGCCTTCGACCTGATCTACGCCACTCAGGGTGCCTTGGCCGGGCCGAACTTCGCCTCAGACATCTTGGGAACCTTTTTCTTCCGCACGTTCTTCGGCTACCAACTCCAGCCCGGAGATCCCTACATGGGGGCTACGGTGGCAGGGGTGATGCTTCTGATCATCTTGAGCGGGGTGCTCGTGTACCTGTTCGCTTGGCAGCGCCGTTTACAAGATATCCAGTTTTGA
- a CDS encoding DUF2268 domain-containing protein, whose protein sequence is MPIIPINALAGQRAALQAPVGSRLEVFRERVIEPLSDFWKPFLHRMPPTDPGVDPALAIARAWGFYSPEDDIEAGLEALRVFEREGTWPACVAAIEKALQTLDPAAHGIELEPVRFTLLLGSLRILRLEYGAYTGAQQPGFALVMGWPNPVGSPRLPVAAAHELNHIVRFKYEPWTPQTTVGQYMVAEGLAEAFGVEVVGDASLVGPYSAALTPEQIEAVKPRFQEALETTGFDTLRGYIFGDWAAEQFGYPKQGMPDYAGYTLGYQVVRAYLKRTGRTAAEATYTSWREIVQESGYFG, encoded by the coding sequence ATGCCGATTATTCCCATCAATGCATTGGCCGGTCAGCGGGCCGCTTTGCAGGCTCCGGTAGGGAGCAGGCTCGAGGTCTTCCGCGAACGGGTGATAGAGCCCTTGAGCGACTTCTGGAAACCTTTCTTGCATCGAATGCCCCCGACCGATCCTGGGGTCGACCCGGCCCTCGCTATTGCCCGGGCTTGGGGTTTCTACAGCCCCGAGGACGATATCGAGGCGGGGCTCGAGGCCCTCCGGGTCTTTGAGCGTGAGGGAACCTGGCCAGCTTGTGTGGCCGCCATCGAGAAGGCCCTGCAAACGCTCGACCCCGCCGCCCACGGCATCGAGCTAGAGCCGGTGCGGTTCACCCTTCTCTTGGGTAGCCTGCGGATCCTGCGGCTCGAGTACGGGGCTTACACCGGAGCCCAGCAGCCCGGTTTCGCTCTGGTGATGGGCTGGCCCAACCCGGTCGGCTCGCCCCGTCTGCCGGTCGCAGCGGCCCACGAACTCAACCACATCGTGCGCTTCAAGTACGAGCCCTGGACCCCCCAGACCACGGTGGGGCAGTACATGGTGGCCGAGGGGCTGGCTGAAGCTTTCGGGGTGGAGGTGGTGGGCGATGCGAGCTTGGTGGGCCCTTACTCCGCCGCGCTCACCCCCGAGCAGATCGAAGCGGTCAAGCCCCGCTTCCAGGAGGCGCTCGAGACCACCGGCTTCGACACCCTGCGCGGCTACATCTTTGGTGACTGGGCGGCGGAACAGTTCGGTTACCCCAAGCAAGGGATGCCCGATTACGCGGGGTATACGCTCGGTTACCAGGTGGTGCGGGCTTACCTAAAGCGCACCGGGCGCACCGCGGCGGAAGCTACGTACACCTCCTGGCGGGAGATCGTGCAGGAGTCGGGATATTTTGGGTAG
- a CDS encoding ABC transporter substrate-binding protein produces MKKYLGILLLGLVALSPALAQNKVKLTIESWRNDDLKIWQETILPAFMKKYPNIEVVFAPSAPTEYNAVLDTKLKAGTAGDLITCRPFDKSLELFNAKHLESLNNLPGMNNFSEVAKAAWSTDDGKTTFCVPMASVIHGFLYNKAIFRELGLSEPKTEAEFLATLQKIQASGKYSPLVMGTKDQWESATMGYQNIGPTLWKGEVGRKGLIAGTQQYNKGGFLQAFEALAKWRPFLPRGYQALAYPDAQNLFAQGRGAIYPAGSWDIATFRQMNPKLELGAFKPYTFPNLGATQCVINDHPDIAIGLNAASKNKEAARTFLSWVASDEFAQLYANALPGFFPLANVSYTVSDPVAQTFLSWRKECQASFRTAYQILSRNANPNNENDLWNASAQVLNGTMTPKQAADFVQSRLASWYGPQKGK; encoded by the coding sequence ATGAAAAAGTATTTGGGAATCTTGCTGTTGGGTCTTGTAGCGCTATCCCCAGCGCTGGCCCAGAACAAGGTCAAGCTCACCATCGAAAGCTGGCGTAACGACGACCTCAAGATCTGGCAGGAGACCATCCTCCCGGCTTTCATGAAGAAGTACCCCAACATCGAGGTGGTATTTGCACCCTCGGCCCCCACCGAGTACAACGCGGTGCTTGATACCAAGCTCAAAGCCGGAACCGCCGGGGATCTCATCACCTGCCGCCCCTTTGACAAAAGCCTCGAGCTCTTCAACGCCAAGCACCTCGAGAGCCTCAACAACCTCCCCGGCATGAACAACTTCTCCGAGGTTGCCAAGGCTGCCTGGAGCACCGACGACGGCAAGACCACCTTCTGCGTGCCCATGGCCTCGGTGATCCATGGCTTCCTCTATAACAAGGCCATCTTCCGCGAACTCGGCCTTAGCGAGCCCAAGACTGAGGCCGAATTTCTCGCCACTCTGCAAAAAATCCAGGCTAGCGGTAAGTACTCGCCCTTGGTGATGGGCACCAAGGACCAGTGGGAATCCGCCACCATGGGCTACCAGAACATCGGCCCCACCCTCTGGAAAGGGGAGGTGGGGCGCAAAGGCCTGATCGCTGGAACCCAGCAGTACAACAAGGGGGGCTTCTTGCAGGCTTTCGAGGCCCTCGCCAAGTGGCGGCCCTTCCTGCCCCGCGGTTACCAAGCCCTGGCCTACCCCGACGCGCAAAACCTCTTTGCCCAGGGGCGCGGGGCTATCTATCCGGCGGGTTCGTGGGATATCGCTACCTTCCGCCAGATGAACCCCAAGCTCGAGCTAGGAGCATTCAAACCCTACACCTTCCCCAATCTCGGAGCCACCCAGTGTGTCATCAACGACCACCCCGACATCGCCATCGGCCTCAACGCCGCCAGCAAAAATAAAGAGGCGGCCCGCACCTTCCTCTCCTGGGTCGCCAGCGACGAGTTCGCCCAGCTGTATGCCAACGCTCTTCCGGGTTTCTTCCCGCTGGCTAACGTGAGCTACACCGTCTCTGACCCGGTGGCCCAAACCTTCCTCAGCTGGCGCAAGGAGTGCCAGGCTTCCTTCCGCACTGCCTACCAGATCCTCTCCCGCAACGCTAACCCCAATAACGAGAATGACCTTTGGAATGCCTCGGCGCAGGTCTTGAACGGCACTATGACCCCCAAGCAGGCCGCCGACTTTGTGCAGTCGCGGTTAGCCTCGTGGTACGGACCGCAGAAGGGCAAGTAA
- a CDS encoding IS701-like element ISMesi2 family transposase, whose protein sequence is MLSQASPKGVMPMNPPKCDDLDYIHFLIAAQRVFTCTEAARCSPKEKSPPAHDAFTRLLQRQPPDTAALWQEAKAFVKLREGLLILDDTTLDKPYARDMDLVSYHWSGKHQRVVRGIALMTLLWTEGQALIPCDFRVYDKPQDGKSKNDHFQTMLQKAKERGFQPEYVLMDSWYASLENLKAIVSFGWRFLTRLKGNRLVNPEGKGNVPIREVEIPGEGRVVHLRGFGFVRVFRTLSKDGEAEYWATNHLGMSEEKRAELERQGWGIEVYHRGLKQCCGVERAQVRKAVSILRHLLLALRAFLRLEVYRLRRGVSWYEAKASIVREAIRSYLAHPLHILQPTA, encoded by the coding sequence GTGCTTAGCCAAGCTTCTCCAAAGGGGGTGATGCCCATGAACCCACCGAAGTGCGATGACCTGGACTACATCCACTTTCTCATCGCCGCTCAGCGGGTCTTCACCTGTACCGAGGCCGCTCGCTGTAGTCCAAAGGAGAAGAGCCCTCCCGCCCATGATGCCTTTACCCGCCTGCTGCAAAGACAGCCGCCCGACACGGCGGCGCTGTGGCAGGAGGCCAAGGCCTTCGTGAAGCTCAGGGAGGGGCTGCTGATCCTGGACGACACCACCCTGGATAAGCCCTACGCTCGGGACATGGATCTGGTGAGTTACCACTGGAGCGGCAAACACCAAAGGGTGGTTAGGGGCATCGCCCTCATGACCCTGCTGTGGACGGAGGGGCAGGCCCTGATCCCCTGCGACTTTCGGGTCTACGACAAGCCCCAGGATGGGAAGAGCAAAAACGACCACTTTCAGACCATGCTCCAGAAAGCGAAGGAGCGGGGGTTTCAGCCGGAATATGTCCTGATGGACAGCTGGTATGCCAGCTTGGAGAACCTCAAGGCCATAGTCAGCTTTGGCTGGCGGTTTCTGACGCGGCTGAAGGGCAACCGCCTGGTCAACCCGGAGGGGAAGGGAAATGTACCCATCCGTGAGGTGGAAATCCCTGGGGAGGGGAGGGTGGTTCATCTTCGGGGTTTTGGGTTCGTGAGGGTGTTCCGAACGCTCTCCAAGGACGGGGAGGCGGAGTACTGGGCCACGAACCATCTGGGGATGAGCGAAGAGAAGCGGGCGGAGTTAGAGCGGCAAGGATGGGGGATCGAAGTGTACCATCGGGGGCTCAAGCAGTGCTGTGGGGTGGAGCGGGCCCAGGTGAGGAAGGCGGTCTCCATCCTGCGGCACCTCCTCCTGGCTTTGCGGGCCTTCCTCCGGCTGGAGGTCTACCGGCTGCGCAGGGGGGTGAGCTGGTACGAGGCCAAGGCGTCCATTGTTCGCGAGGCAATACGAAGTTATCTCGCCCATCCCCTCCACATCCTTCAGCCAACTGCGTAA